Genomic window (Plasmodium knowlesi strain H genome assembly, chromosome: 9):
AATTTCACTGAAATTAATTTTCCcgatttacaaaaaaagaaaaatagaaagaagtTCAACCTCTTGCATTAaactacacatatatatatatttttttttttactttttttaaggGGCACACATATGTTCGCTTCCTtaattttcccaatttttagAAGGCCTTGTTCAAGCCACAAACCGCTGAAGGGGCAAATGCTGTGAATGGCGGTTCACTTTTCAGGTGGCCCATACATTTGGGGGTACGAtaacaaaatatatgtgcTAGGtgtgccactttttttttctgtttatttatttttttttttcctttttcataacgtgccaaaaaagaaaaaataaataaaataagtaaacagaaaaaagataCAACAAAATATACAGTAAAATAAGAGGTGCTTTTCCAACGGGGCTGCTCttccaaagaagaaaaactccTCCTTTTGCATAATTTCGTTTTGCAGATGAATCCTTTAGGAACACATTGATGAAAGGGGCTAAACCCTGTTTGTCAAGTCCCAAATGCGGGGcatacaaagaaaaaaaatgaaaaaaaatgaaaaaaaatgaaaaaaaatgaaaaaaaatgaaaagaaaaaaaatgggcaaccCCACATGACGTTATATGAATAGGACGAAGTGGGGGAAACAAGATCTCCTCctatgaagaagaaggaaaaagaaaaaaaaaaaaaaaggaaaaaaatttcccaaaGGGGGCAGgggtggaggaggagaacttgtttccccccttccaGGAAACATATACTTTGTGTCTCCCCTCTCCGTTTTGGGATACCAACAGTAATCTATTAGAGGGGAAGAGAAACTCCCCATGTGGGTGAGATATGCGTGTGGTTCGAGTAGGTATACTCCAGGCAAAAACCCAGCATAAGACCACTTGTGTTATATGTACACTTGGCGCAACACATGGGCGAAGGCGAAGACCGGGAACGGCTATCTTCTATgcttgtttttctttctgaGACGCGCTGCACGTTGTATCACCTGCACATCACCACGTGGTTACATGACTACTCTCCCCTTAACGTAAAAATAATAGTAAAGCATTCCCAGGAACATCCCCGTGAGGTGTGCCATATGACCTGtagggaggaagagaaggaatgaaggtgaGAATGAACAATGACATGGATGCAATGTATAATGCGCACACATTCCCCGATGTGAAGCCAAACCTGTGTTGTCCTTCTTGTCCGTCAGTACGCAGTAGACCTCGTTTGCACAGTACAGGGACGTGAATAGGGCCTgcggcgaaaaaaaaaaaaaaaaagggccaAGAATGTgtaggaaaggaggaagaaaaaggaaaagaggaaatgggAAGCAAAATCAGTTAAGGCACGGTAGCACTGGTTTGGCTACGCCAGAACCTACCAGGGGAAGTGCTAGAACCCCATAAAGGTAAATATTGTTCTTGGGAAACATGAGGGTGTACGTCGTAAGGATGGAGCTGATGCTACCGCTGGCCCCCAGGACATAAACATTCCCATAGGAAGAGGAGCGCCCATTTTTATGGTAACAAATCTGTATATACGATGATATCATCCCACTGATAAAATATGTTAGAAAGAAATTCCTCGAATTAATAATCATCTCGAAAGACCTCCCAATGTAGAACAATGAAATGGTGTTCAGTAGAAGAGACTGCACAGTGTTGTGACTGATGAGGTTGGTTATGAGTGTGTATAATTTCCTCTCCCTGAGCTGTTGGGCTCCACAACAGAAGTGGTTATACATAAATTCAGTGGTTAGGAAGTTGAACAAcccaaaggaggaagaagaacggGACGACGCATTGTTAACCCCGAAGGGGGAATAGACATTTGAACTGGGATAGTAAAAACCTCCGGGCATCGAAACATAGTTGTAAGAATCCCCAGGTTTTGCACTCatccaaagaagaaaaaccaaAAGGTGCAATGACATCAATGTGTACGTCACAGGTGCTTTCCTATAGTGGTGATGAATGACATTTCTGTAATATGGTATATTTGCGCTTCGACAGACATGCTTCAAGTTTTGTAAgaataattttccttcaaaggAAATTTTATGTAGGACAGTTTTTACGTATCGTCCATCAGAAGCTACATTTCTCATGAACATCCCCTTCAAGAAGTATGGGACAActctttttctaattttcgttttttcgtCTTTCCAAATGGATAAGGTGTCCTGATATTTCATTCTTACCTCCTCATACTTGATACGCAATTCTTCAAAAGTtctttttaccattttctctacgttcttttctttctttcgaGCATATTCCATCGTTATAGTGTTCCATTTGGGGAACATATCACGAAAGTGAATACCCCGCATAGTGCCAAAAAGGGATggtctctttcttttctcctgaATGGGTTGCTTATGGGAATATCTGGAGAAGCCCCGAGCCGCATGGCCGCACTGGGCCAAGTGCTTCTCCACCTTTTTCATGTACatgaaggggggaggggatgGCGAAGGCGAATTCCTAGCTATGCTATATTTTAAGCCACGTCATATCCCACCTTTTGTGGGGATCATTATCGCGGTGGGGGGGGGTCATCATATGATGAAGGGTCCATGTTGAATCATGCGAACTCGGATGTGATCGcgcatttattttaaatggTGAAGCCATGCATCCAGGAGAAGTACTGCACACGTGCGTACTGCTTCTTGTGACTACTTTGTGGCAGTTCCGATTTTCGGGGGGAACGAAGtgggacaatttttttttcccccctctgtATTGTTCTTCTGTGACGCCCCCTTTAGTGAGGAGATactttttgttattttactattttttttttttttttactttttttaatttctcatatattcatttatttatttttcttttttttttttctgatttgCCCCCCCTCCCACACGTACCtatgtattttccttttttttaaggcagCTAACGAATAGTGCGTTCCGAGAATCCTTTACCTGTGAGGTGCAGACTTGACTGTTCTATTCTCTTACACTGCAATGATCCTTTACGAAGAGGGGTAAGGCGTGATTCACTCTCATCGCGCACGTACGCATGCGGAAaatagaaggaagaacacAGTAGTCTACCCTTCAGGAAACATGTTTATTGTAAATGCTCATTAGTGTACATAACCATAGGATAACGCAACCCCTCACGTGGTCTCCTGCATTTTCCCCATCGCCATGGCATTTGTTATTTACATACACAccgttattatttttttaacttttcctttcgtCTCCGTTGAATACTATGATTTAGttcaatttaatttttccctttttttttttcaccttttatCCATTGTTCCTATATTAGTAAACAAGTGCGAATAAACACACAAATCtaactttccttctttttctttgttttctccctttgaacctcatttttttttccttctttttcctcttttttttttttttaattccttctttcttttttggcaaaaacgaaaaaaaaaaaaagaatatttcccTATGGAACATAATAGCAGGCCATATTTCTGTTCGTGGAACCCGAAATGATACATACAaccctaaaaatgcgaaatcttacacatattcaccgtaaaaatattataaatcccgcaacctaaaaatgcgaaatcttacacatacacaccgtaaaaatattataaatcccgcaacctaaaaatgcgaaatcttacacatatacaccgtaaaataatatatcccgcaacctaaatacgaaatcttacacatatacaccgtaaaatattataaatcccgcaacctaaatgcgaaatcttacatatacaacgtaaaatattataaatcccgcaacctaaaaatgcgaaatcttacacatacaccgtaaaatattaaatcccgcaacctacaaatacgaaatcatacacatatacaccgtaaaatattataaatctcgcaacctaaaaatacgaaatcatacacatatacaccgtaaaatataaaatcccgcaaacctaagtacaaaatcctacacatatacaccgtaaaaatattaaatcccgcaacctaaaaacgcGAAGTcttatacacatgtacaccgtaaaatattataaatcccgcaacctaaaaatgcgaaatcttacacatgtacaccgtaaaaatattataaatcccgcaaaactaaatgcgaaatcttacacatatacaccgtaaaatattataaatcccgcaacctaaatgcgaaatcttacatatacaacgtaaaatattataaatcccgcaacctaaaaatgcgaaatcttacacatacaccgtaaaatattaaatcccgcaacctacaaatacgaaatcatacacatatacaccgtaaaatattataaatctcgcaacctaaaaatacgaaatcatacacatatacaccgtaaaatataaaatcccgcaaacctaagtacaaaatcttacacatacacaccgtaaaaatattaaatcccgcaaacctaagtacaaaatcttacacatacacaccgtaaaaatattaaatcccgcaacctaaaaacgcGAAGTcttatacacatgtacaccgtaaaatattataaatcccgcaacctaaaaatgcgaaatcttacacatgtacaccgtaaaaatattataaatcccgcaaaactaaatgcgaaatcttacacatattcaccgtaaaaatattataaatcccgcaacctaaaaatgcgaaatcttacacatacacaccgtaaaaatattataaatcccgcaacctaaaaatgcgaaatcttacacatatacaccgtaaaataatatatcccgcaacctaaatacgaaatcttacacatatacaccgtaaaatattataaatcccgcaacctaaatgcgaaatcttacatatacaacgtaaaatattataaatcccgcaacctaaaaatgcgaaatcttacacatacaccgtaaaatattaaatcccgcaacctacaaatacgaaatcatacacatatacaccgtaaaatattataaatctcgcaacctaaaaatacgaaatcatacacatatacaccgtaaaatataaaatcccgcaaacctaagtacaaaatcttacacatacacaccgtaaaaatattaaatcccgcaaacctaagtacaaaatcttacacatacacaccgtaaaaatattaaatcccgcaacctaaaaacgcGAAGTcttatacacatgtacaccgtaaaatattataaatcccgcaacctaaaaatgcgaaatcttacacatgtacaccgtaaaaatattataaatcccgcaaaactaaatgcgaaatcttacacatattcaccgtaaaaatattataaatcccgcaacctaaaaatgcgaaatcttacacatacacaccgtaaaaatattataaatcccgcaacctaaaaatgcgaaatcttacacatatacaccgtaaaataatatatcccgcaacctaaatacgaaatcttacacatatacaccgtaaaatattataaatcccgcaacctaaatgcgaaatcttacatatacaacgtaaaatattataaatcccgcaacctaaaaatgcgaaatcttacacatacaccgtaaaatattaaatcccgcaacctacaaatacgaaatcatacacatatacaccgtaaaatattataaatctcgcaacctaaaaatacgaaatcatacacatatacaccgtaaaatattaaatcccgagACAACgttaaatattaaatcctgcaacctaaaaatgcgaaatcttacacatatacaccgtaaaatattaaatcctgcagcctaaatgcaaaatcgtacacatgcaccgtaaaatattaaatcccgcaacctaaatacgaaatcttacacatatacaccgtaaaatattataaatcccgcaacctaaaaatgcgaaatcctacacatgtacaccgtaaaatattaaatcccgcaacctaagtgcgaaatcttacacatgcaccGTAAAACATTAAATCTCGCAatcaccgtaaaatattataaatcccgcaaactaaatgcgaaatcttacacatgtacccTAAGAAATGCTAAATTTTACATAGAATATGTACCCTGAATCCTGTGCACCCTGAATGTGAAATCCTGAACCCGCAGAGCGACACCCGTATTCTAAAATCTTAAACATAATACCTGAAAATCGACCTTTATTAAACTGAATTTGAGCACCCCAACACGAAACTAGACCTCTATACCATGAAACCTAAGTCCTATACCCAGGAACGTTAGTTCTATACCcaggaaccttattctaacacccttaaaaccttactcctgtacctttaaaaccttactcctgtacccttaaaaccttaatcCCATACCCtaaaaaccttactcctatacgcgaaaaccttattcctataccctgaaaccttacacttataccctaaaaccttattcctatatcttggaaactttactcctataccctggaaccttattccaatacccctaaatccttactcctataccctaaaaccgtactcatataccctaaaaccttattccaatacccttaaaaccttattccaatagcctgaaacctcattcctacaaccctacaaccttcattccaacaccccgtacgactttattctaacacccttaccaccttattctgacacccccccaaccttattctaacacccctaccaccttattctaataccctgcaactttcttcttatacccggaatctaagttcttacaccccgGCAACCcgattcctaaacccgaaatctaagttcttacacgctgacccctttgtcctaaaccctgaatttaagttctaacaccctgacaccttcttcctaaacccggaatcttaattttgacacccttaccaccttattctaacacccttaccaccttattctaacacccttaccaacttattctaacacccttacaaccttcatcctaTACACGCAAtatcattccaataccctgacaaccttcattccgacaccccaaacaaccttcattccaacaccccagcAACCACACTCTAACACCCAGAATCCGAATTCTGACAACccgaaaaccttcttcctatatccggaatctgaaccGTAAACCATGAAAATCTAAAATCTGGATCATGAACCCCTCAACTGCAAACCCGGAGAACTTTGAAATCACTGAAAACCCTAAGAACTCGAAACCCTTAAAACCCTTAAAACCCTAAATTTTgggaaaaactccttttttttttttttaattgtacATACTCCTCTACGCTATGGTGTAGATGTTACGAGTACAAATagtttgcatatatatatgtgtaggtcTGTGTGTAGGTCTTGGTGAGGGTCGGACAAGGAAGATGGGGCAAGGGTGTAGGTGTTTGTGATGgtcaagggggggggagatgggGCAAGGGTGTAGGTCTTGGTGAGggtcaaagggggggagatgggGCAAGGGTGTAGGTCTTGGTGAGGGTCAAGGAGATGGGGCAAGGGGGAGTGGGACAGGGGGAGTGTGACAAGGGAAGTCGGACAGGGGGAGTGTGACAAGGGAAGTCGGACAGGGGGAGTCGGACAAGGGGAGTCGGACAGGGGGAGTGGGGCCAAGGGTGGATGGGCCAAGGGGAGtgggccaagggggagatCGACAAGGGATATGGGCCAAGGGGGAAATGGCCAAGGGGAGATGGCCAATGGTGGATGGCCAATGGTGGATGGCCAATGGTGGATGGCCAATGGTGGATGGCCAAGGGGGAAATGGCCAaggggagatgggccaagggggagatgggccaagggggagatgggccaagggggagatgggccaagggaATGGGCCAGGGGAGTGGGACAAGGGAAATGGGCCAAGGGTGAATGAAGTGCCTTACTGGAAATGTATTATTATAGTGTATTAGGGGAAAATTTCACATTTATTGTCGTTTTTTCAATAGGTTCGAAAGaaataagtatatatgttttgTACTTGTATCAATttaaagtaattttttttacaattttcatttttttaaaagtggggggagagggaggggtaaggaaagaaggttcttagggacaaggaaagaaggtttcttagggacaaggaaagaaggtttcttagggacaaggaaagaaggtttcttagggacaaggaaagaaggattttaaagggaaggaaagaaggattttaaagggaagaaaaggaaggtttaaaaggggaagaaaagaaggaaaggttcttttctaggttattagaacaacaatgtggcctggtactttagccaccctaaggggggggaaggaaagaaggttcttagggacaaggaaagaagatttctcgAAGGAACTGAAgtaagaaggtttaaaggggaagaagaagaaggttttttcctcggttattagaataacaatgtggcctggtgtttagcCACCTatagaggaagagaaagaatcttttctttttttttatgcgtgttttaaggagggaaggaaaagaagaaagaaggttttcaaaggagggaagaaaaagaagtttctttcctcggttattagaacaataatatatggcctggttttttagccacctttagagggggagaaaaagaatcttttccttcttttctataggtattttaaagggggaaaacaaacaGGGTTTTacaggtaaggaaagaaggttttcaaaggaggagaaaaaaaagaaggtttcttaaaggggggaagaaaaagaaggtttcttaaaggaggaaaagaagaagaaggttctttttcctcggttattagaacaataacatatggcctggtacttaactccctgagggaagaaaa
Coding sequences:
- a CDS encoding rhomboid protease ROM9, putative, coding for MKKVEKHLAQCGHAARGFSRYSHKQPIQEKRKRPSLFGTMRGIHFRDMFPKWNTITMEYARKKEKNVEKMVKRTFEELRIKYEEVRMKYQDTLSIWKDEKTKIRKRVVPYFLKGMFMRNVASDGRYVKTVLHKISFEGKLFLQNLKHVCRSANIPYYRNVIHHHYRKAPVTYTLMSLHLLVFLLWMSAKPGDSYNYVSMPGGFYYPSSNVYSPFGVNNASSRSSSSFGLFNFLTTEFMYNHFCCGAQQLRERKLYTLITNLISHNTVQSLLLNTISLFYIGRSFEMIINSRNFFLTYFISGMISSYIQICYHKNGRSSSYGNVYVLGASGSISSILTTYTLMFPKNNIYLYGVLALPLALFTSLYCANEVYCVLTDKKDNTGHMAHLTGMFLGMLYYYFYVKGRVVM